One Hypomesus transpacificus isolate Combined female chromosome 21, fHypTra1, whole genome shotgun sequence genomic region harbors:
- the adra2a gene encoding alpha-2A adrenergic receptor, whose amino-acid sequence MEIVNTTNETLSLWSPPYPLQISLPLTILVGILILLTVFGNILVVIAVFTSRALKAPQNLFLVSLASADILVATLVMPFSLANELMGFWYFGKEWCEIYLALDVLFCTASIAHLCAISLDRYWSITQAIEYNLKRTPRRIKCIIFIVWVIAAVISFPPLITMQKESYMEQALVCKINEDKWYIISSCIGSFFLPCVIMVLVYIRIYQIAKKRTRPPPGDRKKNEKIGAVVVATDRKENGVAGAEGGVGDGNCHEKLNGEQEVDMEGEEGGAGEKGEKGEKGEANGVDMEESSSSDHKMSNPCSIKKKRTKGKTKLSQIKPGEGLPKHSQSTKGSRWKGRQNREKRFTFVLAVVIGVFVVCWFPFFFTYTLMALCSESCSVPNTLFKFFFWFGYCNSALNPIIYTIFNNDFRRSFKKILCKRENRRWV is encoded by the coding sequence ATGGAGATCGTTAATACGACCAACGAGACTCTCTCCCTTTGGagccccccctaccctctccagatctccctccccctcaccattCTGGTGGGAATACTCATCCTGTTAACAGTGTTTGGCAACATCTTAGTGGTCATTGCCGTGTTTACCAGCCGGGCTCTCAAGGCCCCTCAGAACTTGTTCCTGGTGTCTCTGGCGTCGGCGGACATTTTGGTCGCCACGCTGGTGATGCCCTTCTCGCTGGCCAACGAGCTGATGGGCTTCTGGTACTTTGGAAAAGAGTGGTGCGAGATTTACCTGGCGTTAGACGTCCTCTTCTGCACCGCCTCCATCGCCCACCTGTGCGCCATCAGCCTGGACCGCTATTGGTCCATCACGCAGGCCATCGAGTATAACCTGAAGCGGACGCCACGTCGGATCAAGTGCATCATCTTCATCGTGTGGGTCATCGCCGCGGTCATCTCCTTCCCGCCACTCATCACCATGCAGAAGGAGAGCTACATGGAGCAGGCGCTGGTGTGCAAGATCAACGAGgacaagtggtacatcatttccTCCTGCATCGGatctttcttcctcccctgcGTCATCATGGTGCTCGTTTACATCCGGATCTACCAGATCGCCAAGAAGAGGACGCGGCCGCCGCCGGGAGACCGGAAGAAGAACGAGAAGATAGGGGCGGTCGTCGTGGCCACCGACAGGAAGGAGAACGGCGTCGCCGGCGCCGAAGGAGGAGTCGGCGACGGGAACTGCCACGAGAAGCTCAACGgagaacaggaagtggacatggagggagaggaaggaggagcaggggagaaaggggagaaaggggagaagggagaggcgAACGGCGTGGACATGGAGGAGTCCTCGTCCTCCGACCACAAGATGAGCAACCCTTGTTCCATCAAGAAGAAGAGGACCAAGGGAAAGACCAAGCTGAGCCAGATCAAACCGGGGGAGGGTCTTCCCAAACACTCCCAGAGCACCAAGGGGAGCCGCTGGAAGGGGAGGCAGAACCGGGAGAAGCGCTTCAccttcgtcctggccgtggtcATCGGAGTGTTCGTCGTCTGCTGGTTCCCGTTCTTCTTCACCTACACGCTCATGGCCCTCTGCTCTGAGTCCTGCTCCGTCCCCAACACCCTGTTCAAGTTCTTCTTCTGGTTTGGCTATTGCAACAGTGCCTTGAACCCCATCATCTACACCATCTTCAACAATGACTTCAGGAGGTCTTTCAAGAAGATTCTCTGCAAGCGCGAAAACAGAAGATGGGTATGA
- the shoc2 gene encoding leucine-rich repeat protein SHOC-2, producing MSSTLGKDKDLKEKDPKGGLAVGRERDKEAKATLAGFGGGKDGGKEPKTKGKDAKEGKKDAGSAPPAVAFSVDDKIKRPNPAPGTRKKSSNAEVIKELNKCREENSMRLDLSKRSIHMLPTSIKELTQLAELYLYSNKLQSLPGEVGCLSGLVTLALSENSLTSLPDSLDSLKKLRMLDLRHNKLREIPAVVYRVTSLTTLYLRFNRITAVERDIRNLSKLTMLSIRENKIKQLPAEIGELCNLITLDVAHNQLEHLPKEIGNCTQITNLDLQHNELLDLPETIGNLLSINRLGLRYNRLSAIPRSLAKCRELEELNLENNNISVLPEGLLSSLVNLTSLTLARNCFQSYPVGGPSQFSTIYSLNMEHNRINKIPFGIFSRAKVLSKLNMKDNQLTSLPLDFGTWTSMVELNLATNQLTKIPEDVCGLVSIEVLILSNNLLKKLPHGIGNLRKLRELDLEENKLESLPNEIAYLKDLQKLVLTNNQLTTLPRGIGHLTNLTHLGLGENLLQHLPEEIGTLENLEELYLNDNPNLHSLPFELALCSKLSIMSIENCPLSHLPPQIVAGGPSFIIQFLKMQGPYRAMV from the exons CCGAAGGGAGGTCTGGCggtagggagagaaagggacaaaGAGGCCAAGGCGACCCTTGCCGGCTTCGGAGGAGGTAAGGACGGAGGCAAGGAGCCCAAGACCAAAGGGAAAGATGccaaagaaggaaagaaggatgCCGGGAGCGCGCCGCCGGCAGTCGCCTTCTCCGTCGACGACAAGATAAAGCGGCCCAACCCGGCGCCGGGCACGCGCAAGAAGTCGAGCAATGCCGAGGTGATCAAAGAGCTGAACAAGTGCCGTGAGGAGAACTCCATGAGGCTTGACCTGTCCAAGAGGTCCATCCACATGCTGCCCACCTCCATCAAGGAGCTGACCCAACTGGCCGAACTCTACCTGTACAGCAACAAGCTGCAGAGCCTTCCTGGGGAGGTGGGCTGTCTGTCCGGCCTGGTCACGCTAGCGCTGAGCGAGAACTCTCTGACCAGCTTGCCGGACTCTCTGGACTCTCTGAAGAAGCTGAGGATGCTGGACCTACGCCACAACAAGCTGCGGGAGATCCCGGCGGTGGTGTACCGGGTGACGTCGCTCACCACGCTGTACCTGCGCTTCAACCGCATCACGGCTGTAGAGAGGGACATCCGGAACCTGTCCAAGCTCACCATGCTGAGCATCCGCGAGAACAAGATCAAACAGCTGCCCGCTGAGatag gggaactCTGTAACCTCATCACTCTGGACGTGGCCCACAACCAGCTGGAACACCTTCCCAAGGAGATTGGCAACTGCACACAGATCACCAACCTAGACCTACAGCACAACGAGCTCCTGGACCTCCCCGAAACCATAG GTAACTTGTTGAGCATCAACCGCTTGGGCCTCCGATACAACCGTCTGTCCGCCATACCGCGGTCGTTAGCCAAGTgccgggagctggaggagctgaaccTGGAGAATAACAACATCTCGGTGTTACCAGAG GGCCTCCTTTCCAGCCTGGTGAACCTGACGAGCCTCACGTTGGCCAGGAACTGCTTCCAGTCGTACCCGGTGGGCGGGCCCTCTCAGTTCTCCACCATCTACTCCCTGAACATGGAGCACAATCGGATCAACAAGATCCCCTTCGGGATCTTTTCCAGGGCTAAGGTGCTCAGCAAGCTCAACATGAAG GACAACCAGTTGACGTCTTTGCCCCTTGACTTTGGCACGTGGACCAGCATGGTGGAGCTGAACCTGGCGACCAATCAACTGACCAAGATCCCGGAGGACGTCTGCGGATTGGTGTCCATAGAG GTGTTGATTTTGTCCAACAACCTCCTGAAGAAGTTGCCTCATGGTATTGGGAATCTGAGAAAGCTGCGAGAGTTGGATTTGGAAGAGAACAAGTTGGAATCCCTCCCCAATGAAATCGCTTATCTTAAAGATTTACAG AAACTTGTGTTGACCAATAATCAGCTGACCACGTTGCCAAGGGGGATCGGTCACCTCACCAATCTGACGcacctggggctgggggagaacCTGCTCCAGCACCTGCCTGAGGAGATCG GTACACTGGAGAACTTGGAGGAGCTGTACCTCAATGACAACCCCAACCTGCACAGCCTCCCCTTTGAGCTGGCGCTGTGCAGCAAGCTGTCCATCATGAGCATAGAGAACTGTCCACTCAGCCACCTTCCCCCGCAGATCGTCGCAGGGGGGCCTTCCTTCATCATCCAGTTCCTCAAGATGCAAGGACCCTACCGTGCCATGGtctga